One window of Cupriavidus oxalaticus genomic DNA carries:
- a CDS encoding formate dehydrogenase subunit gamma, with protein MATNNDRILRTKFAERLCHWAMVFCFFLAAVSGISWFFPMVSWMSGFLGTPQMARLLHPFLGIAVFVGLCYMFVRFVGYNMPARTDAIWFRRVRDVLLNRHGGEPLRIGKYNAGQKVLFWLIMASILALLITGLIMWRAYFAEYFPIPVLRLAILAHSVAGIGLILLIVGHIYLALWVRGSITGMVTGYVSRAWARQHHDRWYGEVKAKEAKEVEAKGRRS; from the coding sequence ATGGCGACCAACAACGATAGGATCTTGCGCACGAAGTTCGCCGAACGGCTGTGCCACTGGGCGATGGTGTTCTGCTTCTTCCTCGCTGCGGTTTCGGGTATCTCGTGGTTCTTCCCGATGGTGAGCTGGATGAGCGGATTCCTTGGCACGCCGCAGATGGCGCGGCTGCTCCACCCGTTCCTCGGCATCGCGGTTTTCGTTGGCCTTTGCTACATGTTCGTGCGCTTTGTGGGCTACAACATGCCCGCGCGCACCGACGCGATCTGGTTCCGCCGCGTCCGGGACGTGCTCCTGAACCGGCATGGTGGCGAACCGCTGCGGATAGGCAAGTACAACGCCGGCCAGAAGGTCTTGTTCTGGCTCATCATGGCTTCGATACTGGCCCTTCTGATCACCGGGCTGATCATGTGGCGCGCCTATTTCGCCGAGTATTTCCCGATTCCCGTGCTCCGCCTGGCGATCCTGGCCCATTCCGTCGCAGGGATCGGCCTGATCCTGCTGATTGTGGGGCACATCTATCTGGCCCTCTGGGTCCGCGGTTCGATCACTGGTATGGTGACGGGCTATGTTTCACGGGCCTGGGCCAGGCAGCACCATGACCGCTGGTATGGCGAGGTGAAGGCGAAAGAGGCGAAAGAGGTGGAAGCGAAGGGCCGTCGGTCATGA
- the fdxH gene encoding formate dehydrogenase subunit beta, whose amino-acid sequence MNSQNIIRRSASSELTPAPRIRDHQMQVAKLIDVSTCIGCKACQVACSEWNDLRGEVQENVGVYDNPRDLSPDTWTLMRFTEHEDQAGKLEWLIRKDGCMHCEDPGCLKACPVPGAIVQYANGIVDFQSDLCIGCGYCVAGCPFDVPRISKKDNKAYKCTLCSDRVSVGQEPACVKTCPTGAISFGSKAEMQSLAAERVAELNERGFAKAGLYDPAGVGGTHVMYVLQHADDPKRYAGLPKDPKISTVVSGWKDGLQPGAAVVGAAAVVGMAAHFMAVGPNTTESDGHHGPDDGAA is encoded by the coding sequence ATGAACTCGCAGAACATCATCCGTCGCTCGGCCTCGTCGGAGCTGACACCGGCCCCTCGGATCCGTGACCATCAGATGCAAGTGGCCAAGCTGATCGACGTATCGACCTGCATCGGCTGCAAGGCGTGCCAGGTCGCCTGCAGCGAATGGAACGACCTGCGCGGCGAGGTGCAGGAGAATGTCGGCGTCTACGACAACCCGCGCGATCTGTCGCCCGACACCTGGACCCTGATGCGCTTTACCGAGCATGAGGACCAGGCGGGGAAGCTGGAATGGCTGATCCGCAAGGACGGCTGCATGCATTGCGAGGACCCCGGCTGCCTGAAGGCCTGCCCGGTGCCCGGCGCCATCGTGCAGTATGCGAACGGCATCGTCGACTTCCAGTCCGACCTGTGCATCGGCTGCGGCTATTGCGTGGCCGGCTGCCCCTTCGACGTGCCGCGCATTTCCAAGAAGGACAACAAGGCCTACAAGTGCACGCTGTGCTCGGACCGCGTCTCGGTCGGGCAGGAGCCTGCGTGCGTCAAGACCTGCCCGACCGGCGCCATCAGCTTCGGCTCGAAGGCAGAGATGCAGTCCCTCGCGGCCGAGCGCGTGGCCGAATTGAACGAGCGCGGCTTTGCCAAGGCGGGACTGTATGACCCGGCGGGGGTCGGCGGCACCCACGTGATGTACGTGCTGCAGCATGCCGATGACCCCAAGCGCTACGCGGGCTTGCCGAAGGACCCGAAGATCAGCACGGTCGTTTCGGGCTGGAAGGATGGCCTGCAACCTGGCGCGGCCGTCGTTGGCGCGGCGGCGGTCGTGGGCATGGCGGCGCATTTCATGGCGGTCGGCCCCAACACCACCGAATCGGATGGGCACCATGGCCCGGATGATGGCGCAGCATAG
- the fdnG gene encoding formate dehydrogenase-N subunit alpha, with translation MTSTTSIGRRRFLKILGAGPVAVTASALGMGTAWAQAPAGVRPYKLLRAKETRNNCTYCSVGCGLLMYSLGDGAKNAKPRIFHIEGDPDHPVSRGSLCPKGAGLLDIVHSKNRLLYPEYRAPGSKEWVRISWDEATRRIARLLKDDRDKNFIARNEKGQLVNRWLSSGMLASSAASNETGVLDFKFARSLGMLALDCQARLCHGPTVSALGPSFGRGAMTNHWVDIKNANVVMVMGGNPAEAHPVGFKWVIEAKIKNKAKVIVIDPRFNRTASVADIFSPIRAGSDTAFLMGMVNWLLQNDKIQHDYVRAYTNAPLIVREDFGFDEGLFSGFNPEKLVYDKASWTYELDARGNAKRDPSMRHPRCVLNLLKRHVSRYTPEKVEEITGVRKADFLQIAEIVGSCSAKDKTLTWLYALGWTHHTGGAQIIRGAAMIQLLLGNVGMSGGGVNALRGHSNIQGYTDLGLLSLRLPGYMDLPADRQQTLRQFLADATPKAMLPDQVNYWKNLPKFFVSLQKNLFGKHATAANDWAFDLLPKWDRSYDMLAYFDLMYEGKVNGYVVQGFNPLAAMPDKNKSSAALSKLKFLVVIDPLVTETSNFWRNEGKFNDVRTEEIMTEVFRLPSSCFAEEDGTVVNSGRWLQWHYAGQQPPGEARHDPAILGGIMMELRRLYEKEGGACPEQVLHMTWDEETYHDPCSPHPEEMAKEANGYALADVFDETGKKILRKGQLLDSFAQLRDDGTTSSYCWIFTGSWTEAGNQMARRDNTDTGLGNTPGWAWSWPANRRILYNRASMDEMGNPWDPKRQILHWNGETWVGADVPDFPLTAAPGSPIGPFIMLPEGVGRLFSAGGMIDGPFPEHYEPVESPIGKNPLHAKVTHNPTARIFQNDAQRMGNRTEFPYVATTYSITELFRHWTKHSHLNAMLQPEQFVEIGEKLAADKGIAHGDTVKITTKRGYITAKAVVTKRMRTLQVAGQAVEQIGIPCHWGFEGATRKGYLANTLAPGVGDANSQTPEFKAFLVNIEKMAGAQA, from the coding sequence ATGACAAGCACCACCAGTATCGGACGCCGGCGGTTCCTCAAGATTCTCGGCGCAGGCCCCGTTGCCGTCACGGCCTCGGCCCTGGGCATGGGTACGGCCTGGGCGCAGGCCCCCGCCGGCGTGCGCCCCTACAAGCTGCTGCGTGCGAAGGAGACGCGCAACAATTGCACCTATTGCTCGGTCGGGTGCGGCCTGCTGATGTATTCGCTCGGTGACGGCGCAAAGAATGCGAAACCCCGCATCTTCCACATCGAGGGGGATCCCGATCATCCGGTCAGCCGTGGCTCGCTCTGCCCCAAGGGCGCGGGGCTGCTGGACATTGTCCATTCAAAGAACCGGCTGCTGTATCCGGAATACCGCGCGCCGGGGTCGAAGGAGTGGGTGCGCATCAGCTGGGACGAAGCGACCAGGCGCATCGCCCGGCTGCTGAAGGACGACCGCGACAAGAACTTCATCGCGCGCAACGAGAAGGGCCAGCTGGTGAACCGCTGGCTGAGCTCGGGCATGCTCGCCTCGTCGGCGGCCTCCAACGAAACGGGGGTGCTCGACTTCAAGTTCGCCCGCTCACTCGGCATGCTGGCGCTGGACTGCCAGGCGCGCCTGTGCCACGGGCCAACGGTTTCGGCGCTGGGGCCGTCCTTCGGCCGCGGCGCGATGACGAACCACTGGGTGGACATCAAGAATGCCAATGTCGTCATGGTCATGGGCGGCAACCCGGCCGAGGCCCACCCGGTCGGCTTCAAATGGGTGATCGAGGCCAAGATCAAAAACAAGGCCAAGGTCATCGTCATCGATCCGCGCTTCAACCGCACGGCCTCGGTTGCCGATATCTTCTCGCCGATCCGGGCGGGGTCGGACACGGCCTTCCTGATGGGCATGGTCAACTGGCTTCTGCAGAACGACAAGATCCAGCATGACTACGTGCGCGCCTACACCAACGCGCCGCTGATCGTGCGCGAGGATTTCGGCTTCGACGAAGGGCTGTTCTCGGGCTTCAATCCCGAAAAGCTCGTCTACGACAAAGCCTCCTGGACCTATGAGCTCGACGCACGGGGAAACGCGAAACGCGATCCCTCGATGCGCCATCCGCGCTGTGTGCTGAACCTGCTGAAGCGGCACGTCTCACGCTACACGCCGGAGAAGGTCGAGGAGATCACCGGCGTCAGGAAGGCCGATTTCCTGCAGATCGCCGAGATCGTCGGCTCGTGCTCGGCGAAGGACAAGACGCTCACCTGGCTTTACGCGCTCGGCTGGACGCACCACACCGGCGGCGCGCAGATCATCCGCGGCGCGGCGATGATCCAGCTGCTGCTGGGCAATGTCGGCATGTCCGGCGGCGGCGTGAATGCGCTGCGCGGCCATTCCAACATCCAGGGCTATACCGACCTGGGCCTGCTGTCGCTGCGGCTGCCGGGCTACATGGACCTGCCCGCCGACAGGCAGCAGACGCTCAGGCAGTTCCTGGCCGATGCCACGCCGAAAGCGATGTTGCCCGACCAGGTGAACTACTGGAAAAACCTGCCGAAGTTTTTCGTCTCGCTGCAGAAAAACCTGTTCGGCAAACATGCCACGGCGGCAAACGACTGGGCCTTTGACCTGCTGCCGAAATGGGACCGCAGCTACGACATGCTGGCCTATTTCGACCTGATGTACGAGGGCAAGGTCAACGGCTACGTGGTCCAGGGGTTCAATCCGCTGGCGGCAATGCCTGACAAGAACAAGTCCTCGGCCGCGCTGTCGAAGCTGAAGTTCCTGGTGGTCATCGACCCGCTGGTGACCGAGACCTCCAACTTCTGGCGCAACGAAGGCAAGTTCAACGACGTCAGGACCGAGGAGATCATGACCGAGGTCTTCAGGCTGCCGTCGAGCTGCTTTGCCGAGGAAGACGGGACCGTCGTGAATTCGGGCCGCTGGCTGCAATGGCACTACGCGGGCCAGCAGCCGCCGGGCGAGGCGCGGCATGATCCGGCCATCCTTGGCGGCATCATGATGGAGCTGCGGCGGCTTTACGAAAAAGAGGGCGGCGCCTGCCCCGAACAGGTGTTGCACATGACCTGGGACGAGGAGACCTATCACGATCCCTGCAGCCCCCATCCCGAGGAAATGGCCAAGGAAGCCAACGGCTACGCGCTGGCGGATGTATTCGACGAGACCGGGAAAAAGATCCTGCGCAAGGGCCAGTTGCTGGATTCGTTCGCGCAACTGCGCGACGACGGCACCACCTCGAGCTACTGCTGGATCTTCACCGGCTCCTGGACCGAGGCCGGCAACCAGATGGCCAGGCGCGACAACACCGACACCGGTCTCGGCAACACGCCGGGCTGGGCCTGGTCCTGGCCCGCGAACCGCCGCATTCTCTACAACCGCGCCTCGATGGACGAGATGGGGAACCCCTGGGACCCCAAGCGCCAGATCCTGCATTGGAACGGCGAGACATGGGTGGGTGCCGACGTGCCCGACTTTCCGCTCACCGCGGCACCCGGCTCACCGATCGGACCTTTCATCATGCTGCCCGAAGGCGTGGGGCGCCTGTTCTCGGCCGGAGGCATGATCGACGGCCCTTTCCCCGAGCATTACGAGCCGGTCGAGAGCCCGATCGGGAAGAACCCGCTGCACGCAAAGGTCACCCACAATCCGACCGCACGCATCTTCCAGAACGATGCGCAGCGCATGGGCAACCGCACCGAGTTTCCCTATGTCGCCACGACCTATTCGATCACGGAATTGTTCCGCCACTGGACCAAGCACTCGCATCTGAACGCCATGCTCCAGCCCGAGCAGTTCGTCGAGATCGGCGAGAAGCTGGCCGCGGACAAGGGCATCGCCCATGGCGACACGGTGAAGATTACGACCAAACGCGGCTACATCACTGCCAAGGCGGTGGTGACCAAGCGCATGCGCACGCTCCAGGTGGCCGGGCAGGCGGTCGAGCAGATCGGCATCCCGTGCCATTGGGGCTTCGAGGGAGCGACGCGCAAGGGCTATCTCGCCAACACGCTTGCGCCTGGCGTTGGCGATGCCAATTCACAGACTCCGGAATTCAAGGCATTCCTCGTAAACATTGAAAAGATGGCGGGAGCACAGGCATGA
- a CDS encoding SMP-30/gluconolactonase/LRE family protein: MFLLNSPVIREASSFSSLPARYRHPRRTEWSRANQGGRESDSFLEGPVFDDAGNLYVTDIPNGRIFRIDQKGDWDLVAEWDGEPNGMKFLNAGSLLVTDYRNGLMEVDVRTGTVRPYLPRRNTESFKGVNDLTLDSQGNIYFTDQGQTGLHDPSGRVYRLTGEGRLELLLSNVPSPNGIVLSPDERFLFVAVTRGNCVWRMPLQEDGSVSKAGQFFTSYGPSGPDGLAMDVDGRLLVANPGLAYVWVLNHRAEPVEVIRGTAGHSLTNVAFGGPDASTLYVTDSTAGEILQIGMSVPGVRHRHLAG, translated from the coding sequence ATGTTTCTACTGAATTCGCCGGTCATACGTGAAGCGTCGTCGTTCTCCAGCCTGCCTGCCCGCTATCGCCACCCGCGGCGAACCGAATGGTCCAGGGCGAACCAGGGAGGGCGCGAAAGCGATTCCTTCCTGGAAGGCCCCGTCTTCGACGATGCCGGCAACCTGTACGTCACCGATATTCCCAATGGCCGGATCTTCAGGATCGACCAGAAGGGCGATTGGGACCTGGTTGCCGAATGGGACGGCGAGCCCAACGGGATGAAATTCCTGAATGCAGGGTCCTTGCTTGTCACGGACTACCGCAACGGGCTGATGGAGGTTGACGTGCGAACGGGTACCGTCCGGCCGTACCTGCCGCGCCGGAATACCGAAAGCTTCAAGGGCGTCAACGACTTGACGCTGGACTCTCAGGGAAACATCTATTTCACGGACCAGGGGCAAACGGGGCTGCATGACCCTAGCGGCCGCGTGTATCGGCTGACTGGCGAAGGGCGCCTCGAACTGCTGCTTTCCAACGTGCCGAGTCCGAACGGCATCGTGCTGTCACCGGACGAGCGCTTCCTGTTCGTTGCCGTCACACGGGGCAACTGCGTCTGGCGCATGCCCTTGCAGGAGGACGGCAGCGTATCCAAGGCCGGGCAGTTCTTTACGTCATATGGTCCCAGCGGGCCGGACGGCCTCGCCATGGATGTCGATGGCCGCCTCCTTGTTGCCAATCCCGGCCTTGCCTATGTCTGGGTGCTCAATCATCGTGCCGAGCCGGTCGAGGTGATCCGTGGCACTGCTGGCCATTCGCTGACCAACGTCGCCTTCGGCGGACCCGATGCAAGCACGCTTTACGTGACCGATTCAACTGCCGGCGAGATTCTGCAGATTGGCATGTCGGTTCCCGGCGTGAGGCACCGGCACCTGGCCGGGTGA
- a CDS encoding Bug family tripartite tricarboxylate transporter substrate binding protein, giving the protein MKQMNIGAALLRALALAALAAMSTAAQAQGWPAKPVKIVVPYPPGGAVDAVTRKMAQRLTEQTGQSFYVENKAGATGTIGSAQVARAAPDGYTLLANDTTYALLPHIFKSLPFDAAKDLQPVAAYVFAPMGVVVKADGKYKTLADLIAAAKSDDKVSYGSGGPGSTPHFASEALGLAAGTHFMHVPFKGAGEATIALLSGTVDFQMASIPGVIGQVKGNKLAVLAVSGTKRLPALANVPTFAEAGVKGYGVTNFTGLWAPKGTPADVLERIQNEVSKAMATPDMQAYAESIGAEPGYWDAGTFRTEVASRTAFWGKVARGTGFQKQ; this is encoded by the coding sequence ATGAAACAGATGAACATCGGAGCTGCGCTGCTCCGGGCGCTGGCACTTGCCGCGCTTGCCGCCATGTCGACGGCGGCGCAAGCCCAGGGGTGGCCAGCCAAGCCGGTCAAGATCGTCGTTCCTTACCCGCCTGGCGGCGCCGTGGACGCCGTCACCCGCAAGATGGCGCAGCGGCTCACCGAGCAGACGGGCCAGAGCTTCTATGTCGAAAACAAGGCAGGCGCGACCGGAACGATCGGCTCGGCCCAGGTTGCGCGCGCCGCGCCGGATGGCTACACGCTGCTCGCCAACGATACGACCTACGCGCTGTTGCCCCACATCTTCAAGTCGCTTCCTTTCGATGCCGCAAAGGACCTGCAACCTGTCGCGGCATACGTGTTCGCCCCGATGGGCGTGGTGGTCAAGGCTGACGGCAAGTACAAGACGCTGGCCGACCTGATTGCCGCGGCGAAGTCCGACGACAAGGTTTCCTACGGGTCGGGCGGGCCGGGCTCGACTCCGCATTTCGCCAGCGAAGCCTTGGGCCTCGCCGCGGGAACGCACTTCATGCATGTGCCATTCAAAGGCGCCGGCGAAGCAACCATCGCGTTGCTGAGCGGTACCGTCGACTTCCAGATGGCTTCTATTCCGGGCGTGATCGGACAGGTCAAGGGTAACAAGCTGGCGGTGCTGGCCGTCAGCGGCACGAAACGCCTGCCCGCGCTGGCCAACGTGCCCACCTTTGCGGAGGCCGGTGTCAAGGGCTACGGTGTCACCAATTTCACCGGCTTGTGGGCGCCCAAGGGCACGCCCGCCGACGTGCTGGAGCGAATCCAGAACGAGGTGTCCAAGGCGATGGCGACGCCGGACATGCAGGCCTATGCTGAAAGTATCGGTGCCGAGCCGGGCTATTGGGATGCCGGCACGTTCAGGACCGAAGTGGCCAGCAGGACCGCCTTCTGGGGGAAGGTTGCACGCGGGACGGGGTTTCAGAAGCAGTAA
- a CDS encoding NAD(P)-dependent oxidoreductase, protein MNRPVIIVTGADLAPEALALLGDYQVVFAGRTPQTADLVALATKHNPVGIIVRYGAVTAEVMDAAPALRVISKHGTGTDTIDKAAAEARGIKVTAAAGANAAAVAEHALALMLACAKSVVQLDARMHAGHWDKATHKSLELNGLTIGLIGLGAIGRRFARMCDAIGMRVIGFDPFATDLPDHIEAVLLEEIWRRSDVISLQCPLTAENREMVNAGTLAQCKRGVILINTARGGLIDEAALLEAVRSGHVAAAGLDSFAREPMQVPHAFQGEPGFVLSPHIGGVTSAAYVNMGVAAANNTLAVLRRLAEPALGPH, encoded by the coding sequence ATGAACCGGCCAGTCATTATCGTCACGGGTGCGGACCTGGCACCGGAAGCCCTGGCGCTGCTGGGCGACTATCAGGTCGTTTTCGCCGGCAGGACACCCCAGACCGCCGACCTCGTCGCGCTGGCAACGAAGCACAATCCTGTCGGCATCATCGTGCGCTATGGCGCCGTGACGGCCGAAGTCATGGACGCGGCCCCCGCCTTGCGGGTGATCTCGAAGCACGGCACCGGAACCGACACCATCGACAAGGCCGCTGCCGAGGCGCGCGGCATCAAGGTGACCGCCGCTGCCGGGGCCAATGCCGCGGCCGTTGCAGAACACGCGCTGGCGCTGATGCTTGCGTGCGCCAAGTCGGTGGTGCAACTGGACGCGCGCATGCATGCCGGCCACTGGGACAAAGCCACGCACAAGAGCCTGGAGCTGAATGGCCTGACCATCGGCCTGATTGGCCTGGGCGCGATCGGGCGGCGGTTCGCCAGAATGTGCGACGCCATCGGCATGCGCGTGATCGGCTTCGACCCGTTTGCCACGGACTTGCCGGACCATATCGAAGCCGTGCTGCTGGAAGAGATCTGGAGACGATCGGATGTCATCTCGCTGCAATGCCCGTTGACGGCCGAGAACAGGGAAATGGTCAATGCCGGCACACTGGCACAGTGCAAGCGTGGCGTGATCCTGATCAACACTGCGCGCGGCGGGTTGATCGACGAAGCGGCGCTGCTCGAAGCCGTCCGCTCGGGCCACGTCGCCGCTGCCGGCCTGGACAGCTTTGCGCGCGAGCCGATGCAGGTGCCGCATGCCTTCCAGGGAGAGCCGGGCTTCGTGCTCAGTCCGCATATCGGTGGCGTGACCAGCGCGGCCTACGTCAATATGGGTGTCGCAGCGGCGAACAATACCCTGGCGGTCCTGCGCAGGCTGGCCGAGCCGGCGCTTGGACCGCACTAG
- a CDS encoding RraA family protein, whose translation MALPNIIKSFDRVPADIIARAARFQPAILSDVGGRRGALHGRIKALRPTMKVAGPAFTVEVRPGDNLMIHAALALAQPGDVLVVDGKGDQTSALMGTIMMHAARQRGLAGVVLDGAVRDSLELDDMQFPVFSVGTNPNGPTKEVGGRIGHPISVGGVTVNPGDYICGDADGLVVVEREKIEALLDAAAKKEEAEARRIEQIKEGNTTAPWLLASLVTAGVLKEGEAL comes from the coding sequence ATGGCTTTGCCCAACATCATCAAATCGTTCGATCGCGTACCCGCTGACATCATCGCGCGCGCCGCCAGGTTCCAGCCCGCTATCCTGTCGGATGTCGGCGGACGCCGCGGCGCCCTGCACGGCCGGATCAAGGCCCTGCGCCCGACCATGAAAGTCGCCGGTCCGGCATTCACTGTCGAAGTCCGTCCGGGCGACAACCTGATGATCCACGCAGCCCTGGCGCTTGCGCAGCCCGGCGACGTGCTGGTTGTGGACGGCAAGGGCGACCAGACCTCGGCGCTGATGGGAACCATCATGATGCATGCCGCCCGCCAGCGCGGCCTGGCGGGTGTGGTCCTCGATGGCGCCGTGCGGGACAGCCTCGAGCTGGACGACATGCAGTTCCCGGTCTTCTCGGTGGGCACGAATCCCAATGGTCCGACCAAGGAAGTCGGCGGCCGCATCGGACACCCGATTTCCGTCGGGGGCGTGACGGTGAACCCGGGCGACTATATCTGCGGCGATGCCGATGGCCTGGTCGTGGTGGAGCGCGAGAAGATCGAGGCCCTGCTCGACGCCGCGGCGAAGAAGGAAGAGGCGGAGGCCAGGCGCATCGAACAGATAAAGGAGGGCAATACCACCGCGCCGTGGCTGCTGGCATCGCTGGTGACCGCCGGCGTCCTGAAAGAGGGAGAAGCATTGTGA
- a CDS encoding Bug family tripartite tricarboxylate transporter substrate binding protein: MKAISRRGLLAIAGILLASATAHAAPQYPSKPIRVIVPFPAGGGTDIIAREVTTTVARSTGWVFVVENKPGSGGNLGVDAAAKAPADGYTIALGQTSNLAINPSLYERLPYDPLKDLAPISLVASAPLVLVTHVNSPYKTMKDAIQSARAKPGSLNFASPGNGTVAHLGGEQLQGTAKVKFTHVPYKGAAQAVNDLMGGQVDLYMASVPTLLGHIKNNKLRPLAVTSSKRLQDLPQVPTVAESGYPGFETATWFGFVAPAATPKEIVMRLNTEFNKALKSPALASKLNEQGASVLGGTPEAFTALIKQDIGRWAAVIKASGTKLD, translated from the coding sequence ATGAAGGCAATATCCCGTCGCGGCCTCCTGGCCATTGCAGGCATCCTGTTGGCATCCGCCACGGCTCATGCCGCGCCGCAGTATCCGAGCAAGCCCATCAGGGTCATCGTCCCGTTTCCCGCCGGCGGCGGCACCGACATCATCGCGCGGGAAGTGACCACTACCGTCGCCAGGTCGACCGGCTGGGTCTTTGTCGTGGAGAACAAGCCGGGGTCCGGCGGCAACCTCGGCGTGGACGCGGCAGCCAAGGCGCCTGCCGATGGCTACACCATTGCCCTGGGGCAGACCAGCAACCTTGCCATCAATCCCTCGCTGTACGAGCGGCTGCCGTACGACCCGCTGAAGGACCTTGCGCCGATCAGCCTGGTCGCTTCCGCGCCGCTGGTGCTGGTGACGCACGTCAACTCGCCGTACAAGACGATGAAGGACGCAATCCAGTCCGCCAGGGCAAAGCCCGGGTCGCTGAATTTTGCTTCGCCGGGCAATGGCACGGTGGCGCACCTCGGTGGCGAGCAACTGCAAGGCACCGCGAAAGTGAAGTTCACCCATGTGCCGTACAAGGGCGCGGCACAGGCGGTCAATGACCTGATGGGCGGGCAAGTCGACCTGTACATGGCGTCCGTGCCGACGCTGCTCGGGCATATCAAGAACAACAAGCTGCGGCCGCTCGCGGTGACCTCATCGAAGCGCCTGCAAGACCTGCCCCAGGTGCCAACCGTTGCCGAGTCGGGCTATCCCGGCTTCGAGACGGCGACCTGGTTCGGCTTCGTCGCGCCTGCCGCGACACCGAAGGAAATCGTGATGCGCCTGAATACCGAGTTCAACAAGGCGCTCAAATCCCCGGCACTCGCCAGCAAGCTGAACGAACAAGGGGCATCGGTGCTCGGCGGCACACCCGAAGCATTCACCGCGCTGATCAAGCAGGACATCGGACGCTGGGCGGCGGTCATCAAAGCCTCCGGCACAAAGCTGGATTGA